A window of Kribbella sp. NBC_00382 genomic DNA:
GCCGCGACACCGAGCTCGGCCGTACCGCCGCCGCCTTCGACGAGATGCTCGACTCGCTCGAAGGCAAGGAGCAGTACATGAGGCAGTTCGTCGCCGACGCCGCCCACGAACTCCGTACTCCCGTCACCGGCCTGCAAACCGCCGCCGAGACCCTCCTCCAACTCGACCCAGACGCCCCGACCGAAAGGCGTGAAGAGCTGGAACTCCTCCTGGTCAGGGAATCCCGCCGCGCCGGCACCCTCGTCGCCGACCTGCTGGAACTCGCCCGCATCGACGCAGGCCTAGTACTACGCAGGCAACCCGTCCTGCTCAAGCACCTCGCCCAGACCCAGGCCGATCGCCTCCACCTGATGGCACCGAGCCACACCATCGAGGTCAACGGCCCGGAGCTCGAAGTCGAGGCCGACCCCGACCGCATCACCCAGATCCTCGCCAACTTGCTCGACAACGCCCGCAACGCCACCGGTGACCAAGGCACGATCGAGGTCCTACTCAGCCAGGAACCTGGCCACGTGCGAGTGGTTGTCCAGGACAACGGTCCCGGGGTTCCACCAGATCACCGGGAGCGCATCTTCCAGCGCCTCGTCCACGGTGAGCGCAGTCGCGGCTCCGGCCTCGGCCTCCCGATCGCCCGGGGTTTCGCCCGCGCCCACGGTGGCGACCTGATCGCCACCGACCGGATCGACGGCAAGCCCGGCGCCGCTTTCGTGCTCACACTTTGAGCAGGCCATCGACGTTCCCCTGGTGCCCGTCGAGGATCTTCTCTCCATCAGCACCCAGTACGTCGCGCAGTACCGTCCCGTAGACGTCGCGGAAATCGGTTGTCGCGACCAGATCACCGTTGGACAGGTCGGTCAGACTCGGTTGCGCTCCGTAGAACCCGCCACGGATCTTGTCGCCCAGCATGAACAGCGGTCCGGCCGTCCCGTGATCCGTCCCGTCGCTCCCGTTCGCATGGACCCGCCGGCCGAACTCGGAGTACACGAGCACGACGACCTGCTTGCCGCGATCGGTCTTCCGCATCCGTTGTACGAAAGGCGTCAGCGCGCCATCGAGTTCGCCGAGCAAACGCTCCTGGGTGCCGCGCTCGTCTGCGTGCGTGTCGAATCCGCCGAGGGAGACGGAGTACGCCCGCGTCGGCACGCCTGCCTCGACGAGTCCGGCGACGAGGTCCAACTGGGCGCCGAGTTGCGACCCGCCGCCGGCTGAGGCTCCCTTGGTGCGAGCTTCGTCCTCGTCGTCTTCACGTTCAGCCTGGTCGTGGACGGCGCCGCCTAGTACGCGGACCGCGTTCTGGAGATCGGCTAGCGACTTTGCCGCGGTGGCCTGCCAGTGCTCCTCGTTGGGGCTGGCTTTGGCTAGCGCAGCGTACGCAGTACCGACTTTGCCCTTGGGAAGCTTCAGGCCACGGACGGGTAGTGACGCTGCCGCCGTCGTTGCCCCTGCTAGCAACGGCGGCAGCGTCGGCTCTACCGAGACGGCGTGCAGCGGATCGGCACCGGCCACATCGAGCCAGCGCCCGAGCCAACCCGTCGGCACCGGTGTCTTCGGGGACGCGGTCTGCCAGATCGCCATCGACCGGAAGTGGCTCCGGTCCGGTTGCGGGTAGCCGACCCCGCGCACGATGGCGAGCGCATGGTCGTCCCACAACCCCTTCAGGCCTTTGAGTCCTGGGTTGAGCCCGAGGCCGTCGCCGAGGTCGAGCACCTCGTTTTGCTCGTAGGCGAGGTCCGGCCGGGCTTTCTGGTACTCCGGGTCGCCGGCCGGTACGACGGTGTTGAGCCCGTCGTTGCCGCCGTACAAGGTGACGACGACGAGTACGGAATCCTCACT
This region includes:
- a CDS encoding sensor histidine kinase, whose protein sequence is MNTLSLRRRVTITALLVLLIVLPITGLAVKAIFDAQAERNLNTLLNGRAQLAQQLARQNVAPNNLVRRIDADGIRVTLTLRNGQVFGAPAVEADKGTRQVKSTLTAGQRTRGATLLLSADTSLLDGASRTLQRVLWLAGAAALAITAIALILGMRVALAPLDAMTSLARSIAAGRRGGRLQPTRRDTELGRTAAAFDEMLDSLEGKEQYMRQFVADAAHELRTPVTGLQTAAETLLQLDPDAPTERREELELLLVRESRRAGTLVADLLELARIDAGLVLRRQPVLLKHLAQTQADRLHLMAPSHTIEVNGPELEVEADPDRITQILANLLDNARNATGDQGTIEVLLSQEPGHVRVVVQDNGPGVPPDHRERIFQRLVHGERSRGSGLGLPIARGFARAHGGDLIATDRIDGKPGAAFVLTL
- a CDS encoding DUF1501 domain-containing protein, translating into MDNLTRRRFLTMSGVTAAGALAVGATQVSWSDLMSAAVENPLHSEDSVLVVVTLYGGNDGLNTVVPAGDPEYQKARPDLAYEQNEVLDLGDGLGLNPGLKGLKGLWDDHALAIVRGVGYPQPDRSHFRSMAIWQTASPKTPVPTGWLGRWLDVAGADPLHAVSVEPTLPPLLAGATTAAASLPVRGLKLPKGKVGTAYAALAKASPNEEHWQATAAKSLADLQNAVRVLGGAVHDQAEREDDEDEARTKGASAGGGSQLGAQLDLVAGLVEAGVPTRAYSVSLGGFDTHADERGTQERLLGELDGALTPFVQRMRKTDRGKQVVVLVYSEFGRRVHANGSDGTDHGTAGPLFMLGDKIRGGFYGAQPSLTDLSNGDLVATTDFRDVYGTVLRDVLGADGEKILDGHQGNVDGLLKV